In bacterium, the DNA window TTACTGTGGTGATTGATGATAATCAGGCAACCCATGACAGCAAATAACTCTGTAACCGTTTACTCGACTCTGAAGAAAGCGCCGGTTTGCCGTCGCTGCGGTGAAACCCCATGCACCTGCCCGCCGAACCATTCAGAGACCATGCCATCGCAACCCTTGCGCATCAGGCTGGATCGCAAGGGGCGAAAGGGCAAATCCGTCACTCTGATCGAAGGTCTCCCAGCGAACGCGCAGCAAGCCGAAGCGCTGTGCAGAACGCTGAAAAACAGGCTCGGCGCCGGCGGCACGGTCCGAGAGGGGTGCATTGAAATACAAGGGGATCATCGCAACAAAATCGCCCAAACGCTTGCAGAGATGAACTACAAAACCAAACTCATCAGCGGATGAACGTTCGAGAGTCAGCCATCCACTGTCGTTTTTTATTCAGCACAGACCGGCGGCCAGGGAGAAAAAGTATGAAAACACGGCGTCGTTCTTTTATCATCGGAGTTCTGTTCTGCATCCCCTTTTCCTTATGGGCGCAGCCGGAAGAAGCGGACTTTCGTCAGCCGCCGGCCTCTGCCAGACCCTGGGTTTACTGGTTTTGGATGGACGGCAATCTATCCAAAGAGGGCATCACCGCTGATTTCGAAGCCATGGCGCAGGCGGGGATTGGCGGCGTCCTGTCTATGGAAGTGGATGTGGGCGTGACGCGAGGGCCTGTTAAATTCATGAGCGCGCCCTGGCGGGCTTTGTTCAAGCATGCGGTTCAGGAAGCCGAGCGGCTGGGGCTGCAGATCACTCTGAACAGCGGCCCGGGCTGGACCGGCAGCGGTGGACCCTGGATCAACGGTGAGCATTCAATGCAACATCTTGTCGCCAGCGACACCACGATCACCGGCGGTCGGCGTTTCAACGCGCCTTTGCATCAGCCGAAACCCTATCCGCCCTTTTTCGGCGACGGCGACTGGACCGATGAAATGAAAATCATCTATCGCGACTATTATCAGGACGTCGCAGTGCTGGCCTTTCCAGCCCTTGAAGAAGATCATCGCATCGCCGACCTGAAAGAAAAAGCACTCTACGTTCGTGCGCCTTATTCTTCAGCGCCCGATGTCAAGGCAGCACTTCCCCTGGCAGCCTATTATCCTTCGTTGCCCGCTGGTGCGACCATCGATCCGCAAAAGATCGTCGATCTAACCAGCCGACTCTCTGCGGATGGACAGCTGGACTGGCAGGTCCCACAGGGCCGATGGACCATCCTGCGTTTCGGCGCCACCAGCACCGGCGCCAACACGCGTCCGGCGCCGCGGCCGGGCTTTGGCCTGGAGTGCGACAAGTTCAGCCGCTCTGCCTTTGATGTTCACTGGAACGCCTATATGGGTCTGCTGCTGCAAGAGATCGGTCCACGGCCGCAACCTCGCACCACTGGTTGGACCATGCTTCATATCGACAGCTGGGAGATGGGATCCCAGAATTGGACCAACGGTTTTCGTTCCGAATTCCATCGACGGCGCGGCTATGATCCGCTGCCCTATTTTCCTGTGGTGACCGGGCGCATTGTGGGCACCACCGAACTCAGCGAGCGTTTTCTCTGGGACCTGCGCCAAACCGCGCAGGAGCTGTTGTTGGAAAATCACGCCGGTTATCTCAAAGAACTGGCGCATAAAAACGGATTCAGCCTCTCCATTGAGCCCTATGACATGAATCCAACCGCAGACCTGAGTCTCGGCGCTATTGCCGATGTGCCTATGTGCGAATTCTGGGCCAGAGGCTATGGATTCAACACCGACTATAGCTGTTTCGAAGCAACCTCCATCGCCCATACCAACGGACGTGCCATCGTCGCAGCCGAGGCATTCACCTCTGATCATAACGAAGCCTGGAAATTGCACCCTGGAGTCATGAAAGCGCAGGCCGACTGGGCGTTTTGCATAGGCATCAACCGGTTGGCGTTTCATCGCTATGCCCATCAACCCTGGCTGGATCGCGCGCCAGGCATGACCATGGGGCCTTATGGGGTTCATTGGGAACGTACGCAAACCTGGTGGCCGCTCATCAGTGGATTTCATACCTACTTGGCGCGTTGTCAATATATGCTGCAACAGGGCGTCGCTGTGGCGGATATCTGCCTGCTGACGCCCGAGGCCGCTCCTTATGTCTTTCGGCCCATGGCCTTGCCGCAGCACGGCGGCCTGCCGGATCGGCCGGGCTATAATTTCGACGGCTGCGCAGCGGATATTTTACTAAACCATAGCCGGATAAAAGAAGGCTGTCTTCAGTTGGATGGCGGTGCCTCGTATCGGCTGCTGGTCCTGCCGCAAACCACAACCATGACGCCGCGGCTTTTGCATAAAATCCGCACGCTGATTTACGACGGCGCGGTGGTTTTTGGTCATCCGCCGAAACGTTCCCCATCTTTGACCGGGTACCCGGAATGCGATCAACAGGTGCTGCGGCTGGTCAAGGAGCTGTGGGGTTCTGAGGCGACCTCCGGAGAGCGCAGGCTGGGCAAGGGACGCCTGATCTGGTCGCCGCTGCCGGCCGGCGAAACCTATCCTGATCTGCCGACGTTGGCCTCCCTTTTCGACCAAATGAATTGGCCGCCGGATTTCAGCACCGACGCCGCTTTTCGTTATACGCATCGTCGTCTGACCGGGAGTGAGTTC includes these proteins:
- a CDS encoding translation initiation factor gives rise to the protein MTANNSVTVYSTLKKAPVCRRCGETPCTCPPNHSETMPSQPLRIRLDRKGRKGKSVTLIEGLPANAQQAEALCRTLKNRLGAGGTVREGCIEIQGDHRNKIAQTLAEMNYKTKLISG
- a CDS encoding glycosyl hydrolase; amino-acid sequence: MKTRRRSFIIGVLFCIPFSLWAQPEEADFRQPPASARPWVYWFWMDGNLSKEGITADFEAMAQAGIGGVLSMEVDVGVTRGPVKFMSAPWRALFKHAVQEAERLGLQITLNSGPGWTGSGGPWINGEHSMQHLVASDTTITGGRRFNAPLHQPKPYPPFFGDGDWTDEMKIIYRDYYQDVAVLAFPALEEDHRIADLKEKALYVRAPYSSAPDVKAALPLAAYYPSLPAGATIDPQKIVDLTSRLSADGQLDWQVPQGRWTILRFGATSTGANTRPAPRPGFGLECDKFSRSAFDVHWNAYMGLLLQEIGPRPQPRTTGWTMLHIDSWEMGSQNWTNGFRSEFHRRRGYDPLPYFPVVTGRIVGTTELSERFLWDLRQTAQELLLENHAGYLKELAHKNGFSLSIEPYDMNPTADLSLGAIADVPMCEFWARGYGFNTDYSCFEATSIAHTNGRAIVAAEAFTSDHNEAWKLHPGVMKAQADWAFCIGINRLAFHRYAHQPWLDRAPGMTMGPYGVHWERTQTWWPLISGFHTYLARCQYMLQQGVAVADICLLTPEAAPYVFRPMALPQHGGLPDRPGYNFDGCAADILLNHSRIKEGCLQLDGGASYRLLVLPQTTTMTPRLLHKIRTLIYDGAVVFGHPPKRSPSLTGYPECDQQVLRLVKELWGSEATSGERRLGKGRLIWSPLPAGETYPDLPTLASLFDQMNWPPDFSTDAAFRYTHRRLTGSEFYFLANSEDRTTKAVCRFRLTGLRPGLWNPLTGTTNEAVAFSEKNGCTEIEVALEPHGSIFIVFSKNAPRPLSASFLEPQIVQPIAGPWQVTFDARLGGPKHPIVFDVLQDWSTHEDQAIRYYSGMATYSIRFDLPAMKRGRLWLDLGQVREMAAVRLNGHELGAVWKKPYRIEISAVVQAIDNELEIQVANLWPNRLIGDAALPAEKQIAWSTYKPFAADTPLLPSGLLGPVTLWLAEEKP